One segment of Brassica napus cultivar Da-Ae chromosome C3, Da-Ae, whole genome shotgun sequence DNA contains the following:
- the LOC111213931 gene encoding RNA polymerase II degradation factor 1 isoform X3: MSSGKVIGGGGGGGARKGNNDIPSGSRKIVQSLKEIVNAPEAEIYAMLKECNMDPNEAVHRLLSQDPFHEVKSKKEKKKETRDVPDYRLRGANNTYNRGGRGGGGSDRYAGRSGSAHLNSTDSGNFQGKSTNKRESGTQGYTSSWSSASGVANHHQTPHSDSVVTENRLPPAASSDGISSSSQPASGHQTPWFGAPGQMSMADIVKRGRPQNKTTNSQRSEINHEHEVNANHQVPVKDEWPSIEKPLAPITSSVSVAPVESEACGGAADFQSERGDQQHLRDRLENIQLEESGVDHVQPGSVGNVQEEDSGVSSESNDNQYTYETQSHPVEHHKDEDEVSSGSADSQELTVDGHDQEVSHEDDRRAVVIPKHLLIHTEECSQLSFGSFGGFGSRPLSNNAEETPDVAPQIEHSDARNTEFYGDERLGSTVNGSMGHAPAAGSYDDSLESRREVLKQENPETVQENQYAFAQSEPEYAKQQQQQLNTAYDASQTNAQNQMQNLASLSNVMQGYPHSDPNSLLAQNARELEFQYSNFAQSMQSRNSNNASSLGGQSISMPEALRGSGTPATQPMQQNLQGANIATGPALPQQLPQMHPYSQPTMPLAHFANMISYPLIPQNYPYMPSAFQQTYAGNTSYHQQLAALLPQYKTNLSPSNLPQSATAPASAYGFGNSTNVGSAGNFPINQQQSAPTGYEDVLSSQYKESNHLLALQHQQQQNENSAMWHHGHGSRTMSGVPANTYYNLQAQQQQLQQTQQAAAGGYRQAQQQQQQRYGSHGYPNFYQSQTEMSLERQQQNPRDGAGAQVGQQTSDQTQQQLWQNSY, encoded by the exons ATGAGCAGCGGCAAGGTCatcggcggcggcggcggcggcggagcGAGAAAAGGCAATAACGATATTCCGTCAGGGTCTAGGAAAATAGTGCAGAGCTTGAAGGAAATCGTGAACGCTCCCGAGGCTGAGATCTACGCTATGCTTAAAGAGTGTAATATGGATCCTAACGAAGCCGTTCATCGCCTCCTCTCTCAAG ATCCTTTTCACGAGGTCAAGAgcaaaaaggaaaagaagaaagag ACAAGGGACGTACCGGATTACAGGCTGCGTGGTGCTAATAACACATACAACCGTGGTGGTAGAGGTGGAGGTGGTTCTGATCGCTATGCTGGACGAAGTGGATCTGCCCATCTGAACTCTACTG ATTCTGGAAACTTCCAGGGTAAATCTACAAACAAGAGAGAAAGTGGAACCCAGGGTTACACAAGCTCTTGGTCTTCTGCCTCTGGAGTGGCAAACCACCATCAGACACCACACAG TGATTCTGTTGTCACGGAGAATAGATTGCCACCTGCTGCCTCGAGCGATGgaatatcatcatcatcacagcCTGCTTCTGGACATCAAACTCCATGGTTTGGAGCTCCAGGACAGATGTCTATGGCTGACATTGTGAAGAGGGGTAGACCACAGAACAAGACAACAAACTCACAACGATCTGAGATTAATCACGAGCATGAAGTTAATGCAAATCATCAGGTCCCTGTGAAAGATGAATGGCCGTCGATTGAGAAGCCACTGGCTCCTATTACATCTTCTGTATCAGTAGCACCAGTAGAGTCAGAGGCATGCGGTGGCGCAGCTGATTTCCAATCTGAGAGAGGAGATCAACAACATCTGAGGGACCGGTTAGAAAATATACAGTTGGAAGAAAGTGGAGTCGATCATGTGCAACCTGGCTCGGTTGGAAATGTCCAAGAAGAGGACTCGGGAGTTTCGTCTGAATCTAATGATAATCAGTACACTTATGAGACGCAGAGCCATCCTGTGGAGCACCACAAAG ATGAAGATGAGGTTTCATCTGGTTCAGCCGACTCTCAAGAACTAACCGTAGATGGTCATGATCAAGAAGTCTCGCATGAAGATGATAGACGTGCTGTTGTTATTCCAAAACATTTGCTAATCCATACAGAAGAGTGCTCGCAATTGAGTTTCGGAAGTTTTGGAGGTTTTGGATCAAGGCCTTTGAGCAACAACGCAGAAGAGACTCCTGATGTAGCTCCACAGATCGAACATTCAGATGCTAG AAATACTGAGTTCTATGGTGATGAACGCCTTGGAAGTACAGTTAATGGAAGTATGGGGCACGCACCTGCCGCTGGAAGTTATGATGATTCTTTGGAATCTAGGCGAGAGGTTCTGAAGCAAGAAAACCCTGAGACTGTTCAAGAGAACCAGTACGCATTTGCTCAGTCCGAGCCAGAGTATGctaagcagcagcagcagcagctgaATACTGCATATGATGCGTCACAGACAAATGCTCAGAATCAGATGCAGAATCTTGCTTCTTTGTCAAATGTGATG CAGGGATATCCACACTCAGATCCCAACAGTCTATTGGCACAAAACGCTAGGGAGCTTGAGTTCCAGTATTCCAATTTTGCACAGTCTATGCAGTCAAGAAATAGCAACAATGCTTCTTCACTTGGTGGCCAAAGCATTTCCATGCCAGAG GCTCTCCGAGGCAGTGGAACACCAGCGACGCAGCCAATGCAGCAAAACTTACAAGGTGCTAATATCGCCACTGGACCAGCACTTCCTCAACAGCTTCCTCAAATGCATCCTTACTCTCAACCCACAATGCCGCTAGCACACTTTGCAAACATGATTAGTTATCCTCTAATACCTCAGAACTATCCATACATGCCATCCGCTTTCCAGCAAACATATGCTGGTAACACCTCATATCACCAGCAGCTAGCTGCGTTGCTTCCACAGTACAAAACCAATCTCTCTCCCAGTAATTTGCCTCAGTCTGCAACAGCGCCTGCGTCCGCTTATGGGTTTGGAAACTCCACCAATGTTGGATCCGCCGGAAACTTCCCTATTAACCAACAACAGTCTGCTCCTACCGGGTATGAAGATGTTCTGAGTTCTCAGTACAAAGAGAGTAATCATCTGTTGGCACTTCAACATCAGCAGCAGCAG AACGAAAACTCGGCGATGTGGCATCACGGTCATGGCTCTCGGACCATGTCAGGTGTCCCGGCTAACACGTACTACAACCTCCAAGCACAACAACAGCAACTACAACAGACTCAGCAAGCAGCGGCAGGAGGGTATCGTCAAGctcagcagcaacaacaacagcgTTATGGATCTCATGGCTACCCTAATTTCTATCAGTCCCAAACAGAAATGTCGCTCGAGCGCCAGCAGCAAAACCCTAGAGATGGTGCGGGGGCTCAGGTTGGTCAGCAGACCTCAGATCAAACCCAGCAGCAGCTCTGGCAAAACTCTTACTAA
- the LOC111213931 gene encoding RNA polymerase II degradation factor 1 isoform X1, with amino-acid sequence MSSGKVIGGGGGGGARKGNNDIPSGSRKIVQSLKEIVNAPEAEIYAMLKECNMDPNEAVHRLLSQDPFHEVKSKKEKKKETRDVPDYRLRGANNTYNRGGRGGGGSDRYAGRSGSAHLNSTDSGNFQGKSTNKRESGTQGYTSSWSSASGVANHHQTPHRFSLECDSVVTENRLPPAASSDGISSSSQPASGHQTPWFGAPGQMSMADIVKRGRPQNKTTNSQRSEINHEHEVNANHQVPVKDEWPSIEKPLAPITSSVSVAPVESEACGGAADFQSERGDQQHLRDRLENIQLEESGVDHVQPGSVGNVQEEDSGVSSESNDNQYTYETQSHPVEHHKDEDEVSSGSADSQELTVDGHDQEVSHEDDRRAVVIPKHLLIHTEECSQLSFGSFGGFGSRPLSNNAEETPDVAPQIEHSDARNTEFYGDERLGSTVNGSMGHAPAAGSYDDSLESRREVLKQENPETVQENQYAFAQSEPEYAKQQQQQLNTAYDASQTNAQNQMQNLASLSNVMQGYPHSDPNSLLAQNARELEFQYSNFAQSMQSRNSNNASSLGGQSISMPEALRGSGTPATQPMQQNLQGANIATGPALPQQLPQMHPYSQPTMPLAHFANMISYPLIPQNYPYMPSAFQQTYAGNTSYHQQLAALLPQYKTNLSPSNLPQSATAPASAYGFGNSTNVGSAGNFPINQQQSAPTGYEDVLSSQYKESNHLLALQHQQQQNENSAMWHHGHGSRTMSGVPANTYYNLQAQQQQLQQTQQAAAGGYRQAQQQQQQRYGSHGYPNFYQSQTEMSLERQQQNPRDGAGAQVGQQTSDQTQQQLWQNSY; translated from the exons ATGAGCAGCGGCAAGGTCatcggcggcggcggcggcggcggagcGAGAAAAGGCAATAACGATATTCCGTCAGGGTCTAGGAAAATAGTGCAGAGCTTGAAGGAAATCGTGAACGCTCCCGAGGCTGAGATCTACGCTATGCTTAAAGAGTGTAATATGGATCCTAACGAAGCCGTTCATCGCCTCCTCTCTCAAG ATCCTTTTCACGAGGTCAAGAgcaaaaaggaaaagaagaaagag ACAAGGGACGTACCGGATTACAGGCTGCGTGGTGCTAATAACACATACAACCGTGGTGGTAGAGGTGGAGGTGGTTCTGATCGCTATGCTGGACGAAGTGGATCTGCCCATCTGAACTCTACTG ATTCTGGAAACTTCCAGGGTAAATCTACAAACAAGAGAGAAAGTGGAACCCAGGGTTACACAAGCTCTTGGTCTTCTGCCTCTGGAGTGGCAAACCACCATCAGACACCACACAGGTTTTCCCTTGAGTG TGATTCTGTTGTCACGGAGAATAGATTGCCACCTGCTGCCTCGAGCGATGgaatatcatcatcatcacagcCTGCTTCTGGACATCAAACTCCATGGTTTGGAGCTCCAGGACAGATGTCTATGGCTGACATTGTGAAGAGGGGTAGACCACAGAACAAGACAACAAACTCACAACGATCTGAGATTAATCACGAGCATGAAGTTAATGCAAATCATCAGGTCCCTGTGAAAGATGAATGGCCGTCGATTGAGAAGCCACTGGCTCCTATTACATCTTCTGTATCAGTAGCACCAGTAGAGTCAGAGGCATGCGGTGGCGCAGCTGATTTCCAATCTGAGAGAGGAGATCAACAACATCTGAGGGACCGGTTAGAAAATATACAGTTGGAAGAAAGTGGAGTCGATCATGTGCAACCTGGCTCGGTTGGAAATGTCCAAGAAGAGGACTCGGGAGTTTCGTCTGAATCTAATGATAATCAGTACACTTATGAGACGCAGAGCCATCCTGTGGAGCACCACAAAG ATGAAGATGAGGTTTCATCTGGTTCAGCCGACTCTCAAGAACTAACCGTAGATGGTCATGATCAAGAAGTCTCGCATGAAGATGATAGACGTGCTGTTGTTATTCCAAAACATTTGCTAATCCATACAGAAGAGTGCTCGCAATTGAGTTTCGGAAGTTTTGGAGGTTTTGGATCAAGGCCTTTGAGCAACAACGCAGAAGAGACTCCTGATGTAGCTCCACAGATCGAACATTCAGATGCTAG AAATACTGAGTTCTATGGTGATGAACGCCTTGGAAGTACAGTTAATGGAAGTATGGGGCACGCACCTGCCGCTGGAAGTTATGATGATTCTTTGGAATCTAGGCGAGAGGTTCTGAAGCAAGAAAACCCTGAGACTGTTCAAGAGAACCAGTACGCATTTGCTCAGTCCGAGCCAGAGTATGctaagcagcagcagcagcagctgaATACTGCATATGATGCGTCACAGACAAATGCTCAGAATCAGATGCAGAATCTTGCTTCTTTGTCAAATGTGATG CAGGGATATCCACACTCAGATCCCAACAGTCTATTGGCACAAAACGCTAGGGAGCTTGAGTTCCAGTATTCCAATTTTGCACAGTCTATGCAGTCAAGAAATAGCAACAATGCTTCTTCACTTGGTGGCCAAAGCATTTCCATGCCAGAG GCTCTCCGAGGCAGTGGAACACCAGCGACGCAGCCAATGCAGCAAAACTTACAAGGTGCTAATATCGCCACTGGACCAGCACTTCCTCAACAGCTTCCTCAAATGCATCCTTACTCTCAACCCACAATGCCGCTAGCACACTTTGCAAACATGATTAGTTATCCTCTAATACCTCAGAACTATCCATACATGCCATCCGCTTTCCAGCAAACATATGCTGGTAACACCTCATATCACCAGCAGCTAGCTGCGTTGCTTCCACAGTACAAAACCAATCTCTCTCCCAGTAATTTGCCTCAGTCTGCAACAGCGCCTGCGTCCGCTTATGGGTTTGGAAACTCCACCAATGTTGGATCCGCCGGAAACTTCCCTATTAACCAACAACAGTCTGCTCCTACCGGGTATGAAGATGTTCTGAGTTCTCAGTACAAAGAGAGTAATCATCTGTTGGCACTTCAACATCAGCAGCAGCAG AACGAAAACTCGGCGATGTGGCATCACGGTCATGGCTCTCGGACCATGTCAGGTGTCCCGGCTAACACGTACTACAACCTCCAAGCACAACAACAGCAACTACAACAGACTCAGCAAGCAGCGGCAGGAGGGTATCGTCAAGctcagcagcaacaacaacagcgTTATGGATCTCATGGCTACCCTAATTTCTATCAGTCCCAAACAGAAATGTCGCTCGAGCGCCAGCAGCAAAACCCTAGAGATGGTGCGGGGGCTCAGGTTGGTCAGCAGACCTCAGATCAAACCCAGCAGCAGCTCTGGCAAAACTCTTACTAA
- the LOC111213931 gene encoding RNA polymerase II degradation factor 1 isoform X4: MSSGKVIGGGGGGGARKGNNDIPSGSRKIVQSLKEIVNAPEAEIYAMLKECNMDPNEAVHRLLSQDPFHEVKSKKEKKKETRDVPDYRLRGANNTYNRGGRGGGGSDRYAGRSGSAHLNSTDSGNFQGKSTNKRESGTQGYTSSWSSASGVANHHQTPHSDSVVTENRLPPAASSDGISSSSQPASGHQTPWFGAPGQMSMADIVKRGRPQNKTTNSQRSEINHEHEVNANHQVPVKDEWPSIEKPLAPITSSVSVAPVESEACGGAADFQSERGDQQHLRDRLENIQLEESGVDHVQPGSVGNVQEEDSGVSSESNDNQYTYETQSHPVEHHKDEDEVSSGSADSQELTVDGHDQEVSHEDDRRAVVIPKHLLIHTEECSQLSFGSFGGFGSRPLSNNAEETPDVAPQIEHSDARNTEFYGDERLGSTVNGSMGHAPAAGSYDDSLESRREVLKQENPETVQENQYAFAQSEPEYAKQQQQQLNTAYDASQTNAQNQMQNLASLSNVMGYPHSDPNSLLAQNARELEFQYSNFAQSMQSRNSNNASSLGGQSISMPEALRGSGTPATQPMQQNLQGANIATGPALPQQLPQMHPYSQPTMPLAHFANMISYPLIPQNYPYMPSAFQQTYAGNTSYHQQLAALLPQYKTNLSPSNLPQSATAPASAYGFGNSTNVGSAGNFPINQQQSAPTGYEDVLSSQYKESNHLLALQHQQQQNENSAMWHHGHGSRTMSGVPANTYYNLQAQQQQLQQTQQAAAGGYRQAQQQQQQRYGSHGYPNFYQSQTEMSLERQQQNPRDGAGAQVGQQTSDQTQQQLWQNSY; encoded by the exons ATGAGCAGCGGCAAGGTCatcggcggcggcggcggcggcggagcGAGAAAAGGCAATAACGATATTCCGTCAGGGTCTAGGAAAATAGTGCAGAGCTTGAAGGAAATCGTGAACGCTCCCGAGGCTGAGATCTACGCTATGCTTAAAGAGTGTAATATGGATCCTAACGAAGCCGTTCATCGCCTCCTCTCTCAAG ATCCTTTTCACGAGGTCAAGAgcaaaaaggaaaagaagaaagag ACAAGGGACGTACCGGATTACAGGCTGCGTGGTGCTAATAACACATACAACCGTGGTGGTAGAGGTGGAGGTGGTTCTGATCGCTATGCTGGACGAAGTGGATCTGCCCATCTGAACTCTACTG ATTCTGGAAACTTCCAGGGTAAATCTACAAACAAGAGAGAAAGTGGAACCCAGGGTTACACAAGCTCTTGGTCTTCTGCCTCTGGAGTGGCAAACCACCATCAGACACCACACAG TGATTCTGTTGTCACGGAGAATAGATTGCCACCTGCTGCCTCGAGCGATGgaatatcatcatcatcacagcCTGCTTCTGGACATCAAACTCCATGGTTTGGAGCTCCAGGACAGATGTCTATGGCTGACATTGTGAAGAGGGGTAGACCACAGAACAAGACAACAAACTCACAACGATCTGAGATTAATCACGAGCATGAAGTTAATGCAAATCATCAGGTCCCTGTGAAAGATGAATGGCCGTCGATTGAGAAGCCACTGGCTCCTATTACATCTTCTGTATCAGTAGCACCAGTAGAGTCAGAGGCATGCGGTGGCGCAGCTGATTTCCAATCTGAGAGAGGAGATCAACAACATCTGAGGGACCGGTTAGAAAATATACAGTTGGAAGAAAGTGGAGTCGATCATGTGCAACCTGGCTCGGTTGGAAATGTCCAAGAAGAGGACTCGGGAGTTTCGTCTGAATCTAATGATAATCAGTACACTTATGAGACGCAGAGCCATCCTGTGGAGCACCACAAAG ATGAAGATGAGGTTTCATCTGGTTCAGCCGACTCTCAAGAACTAACCGTAGATGGTCATGATCAAGAAGTCTCGCATGAAGATGATAGACGTGCTGTTGTTATTCCAAAACATTTGCTAATCCATACAGAAGAGTGCTCGCAATTGAGTTTCGGAAGTTTTGGAGGTTTTGGATCAAGGCCTTTGAGCAACAACGCAGAAGAGACTCCTGATGTAGCTCCACAGATCGAACATTCAGATGCTAG AAATACTGAGTTCTATGGTGATGAACGCCTTGGAAGTACAGTTAATGGAAGTATGGGGCACGCACCTGCCGCTGGAAGTTATGATGATTCTTTGGAATCTAGGCGAGAGGTTCTGAAGCAAGAAAACCCTGAGACTGTTCAAGAGAACCAGTACGCATTTGCTCAGTCCGAGCCAGAGTATGctaagcagcagcagcagcagctgaATACTGCATATGATGCGTCACAGACAAATGCTCAGAATCAGATGCAGAATCTTGCTTCTTTGTCAAATGTGATG GGATATCCACACTCAGATCCCAACAGTCTATTGGCACAAAACGCTAGGGAGCTTGAGTTCCAGTATTCCAATTTTGCACAGTCTATGCAGTCAAGAAATAGCAACAATGCTTCTTCACTTGGTGGCCAAAGCATTTCCATGCCAGAG GCTCTCCGAGGCAGTGGAACACCAGCGACGCAGCCAATGCAGCAAAACTTACAAGGTGCTAATATCGCCACTGGACCAGCACTTCCTCAACAGCTTCCTCAAATGCATCCTTACTCTCAACCCACAATGCCGCTAGCACACTTTGCAAACATGATTAGTTATCCTCTAATACCTCAGAACTATCCATACATGCCATCCGCTTTCCAGCAAACATATGCTGGTAACACCTCATATCACCAGCAGCTAGCTGCGTTGCTTCCACAGTACAAAACCAATCTCTCTCCCAGTAATTTGCCTCAGTCTGCAACAGCGCCTGCGTCCGCTTATGGGTTTGGAAACTCCACCAATGTTGGATCCGCCGGAAACTTCCCTATTAACCAACAACAGTCTGCTCCTACCGGGTATGAAGATGTTCTGAGTTCTCAGTACAAAGAGAGTAATCATCTGTTGGCACTTCAACATCAGCAGCAGCAG AACGAAAACTCGGCGATGTGGCATCACGGTCATGGCTCTCGGACCATGTCAGGTGTCCCGGCTAACACGTACTACAACCTCCAAGCACAACAACAGCAACTACAACAGACTCAGCAAGCAGCGGCAGGAGGGTATCGTCAAGctcagcagcaacaacaacagcgTTATGGATCTCATGGCTACCCTAATTTCTATCAGTCCCAAACAGAAATGTCGCTCGAGCGCCAGCAGCAAAACCCTAGAGATGGTGCGGGGGCTCAGGTTGGTCAGCAGACCTCAGATCAAACCCAGCAGCAGCTCTGGCAAAACTCTTACTAA
- the LOC111213931 gene encoding RNA polymerase II degradation factor 1 isoform X2: MSSGKVIGGGGGGGARKGNNDIPSGSRKIVQSLKEIVNAPEAEIYAMLKECNMDPNEAVHRLLSQDPFHEVKSKKEKKKETRDVPDYRLRGANNTYNRGGRGGGGSDRYAGRSGSAHLNSTDSGNFQGKSTNKRESGTQGYTSSWSSASGVANHHQTPHRFSLECDSVVTENRLPPAASSDGISSSSQPASGHQTPWFGAPGQMSMADIVKRGRPQNKTTNSQRSEINHEHEVNANHQVPVKDEWPSIEKPLAPITSSVSVAPVESEACGGAADFQSERGDQQHLRDRLENIQLEESGVDHVQPGSVGNVQEEDSGVSSESNDNQYTYETQSHPVEHHKDEDEVSSGSADSQELTVDGHDQEVSHEDDRRAVVIPKHLLIHTEECSQLSFGSFGGFGSRPLSNNAEETPDVAPQIEHSDARNTEFYGDERLGSTVNGSMGHAPAAGSYDDSLESRREVLKQENPETVQENQYAFAQSEPEYAKQQQQQLNTAYDASQTNAQNQMQNLASLSNVMGYPHSDPNSLLAQNARELEFQYSNFAQSMQSRNSNNASSLGGQSISMPEALRGSGTPATQPMQQNLQGANIATGPALPQQLPQMHPYSQPTMPLAHFANMISYPLIPQNYPYMPSAFQQTYAGNTSYHQQLAALLPQYKTNLSPSNLPQSATAPASAYGFGNSTNVGSAGNFPINQQQSAPTGYEDVLSSQYKESNHLLALQHQQQQNENSAMWHHGHGSRTMSGVPANTYYNLQAQQQQLQQTQQAAAGGYRQAQQQQQQRYGSHGYPNFYQSQTEMSLERQQQNPRDGAGAQVGQQTSDQTQQQLWQNSY; the protein is encoded by the exons ATGAGCAGCGGCAAGGTCatcggcggcggcggcggcggcggagcGAGAAAAGGCAATAACGATATTCCGTCAGGGTCTAGGAAAATAGTGCAGAGCTTGAAGGAAATCGTGAACGCTCCCGAGGCTGAGATCTACGCTATGCTTAAAGAGTGTAATATGGATCCTAACGAAGCCGTTCATCGCCTCCTCTCTCAAG ATCCTTTTCACGAGGTCAAGAgcaaaaaggaaaagaagaaagag ACAAGGGACGTACCGGATTACAGGCTGCGTGGTGCTAATAACACATACAACCGTGGTGGTAGAGGTGGAGGTGGTTCTGATCGCTATGCTGGACGAAGTGGATCTGCCCATCTGAACTCTACTG ATTCTGGAAACTTCCAGGGTAAATCTACAAACAAGAGAGAAAGTGGAACCCAGGGTTACACAAGCTCTTGGTCTTCTGCCTCTGGAGTGGCAAACCACCATCAGACACCACACAGGTTTTCCCTTGAGTG TGATTCTGTTGTCACGGAGAATAGATTGCCACCTGCTGCCTCGAGCGATGgaatatcatcatcatcacagcCTGCTTCTGGACATCAAACTCCATGGTTTGGAGCTCCAGGACAGATGTCTATGGCTGACATTGTGAAGAGGGGTAGACCACAGAACAAGACAACAAACTCACAACGATCTGAGATTAATCACGAGCATGAAGTTAATGCAAATCATCAGGTCCCTGTGAAAGATGAATGGCCGTCGATTGAGAAGCCACTGGCTCCTATTACATCTTCTGTATCAGTAGCACCAGTAGAGTCAGAGGCATGCGGTGGCGCAGCTGATTTCCAATCTGAGAGAGGAGATCAACAACATCTGAGGGACCGGTTAGAAAATATACAGTTGGAAGAAAGTGGAGTCGATCATGTGCAACCTGGCTCGGTTGGAAATGTCCAAGAAGAGGACTCGGGAGTTTCGTCTGAATCTAATGATAATCAGTACACTTATGAGACGCAGAGCCATCCTGTGGAGCACCACAAAG ATGAAGATGAGGTTTCATCTGGTTCAGCCGACTCTCAAGAACTAACCGTAGATGGTCATGATCAAGAAGTCTCGCATGAAGATGATAGACGTGCTGTTGTTATTCCAAAACATTTGCTAATCCATACAGAAGAGTGCTCGCAATTGAGTTTCGGAAGTTTTGGAGGTTTTGGATCAAGGCCTTTGAGCAACAACGCAGAAGAGACTCCTGATGTAGCTCCACAGATCGAACATTCAGATGCTAG AAATACTGAGTTCTATGGTGATGAACGCCTTGGAAGTACAGTTAATGGAAGTATGGGGCACGCACCTGCCGCTGGAAGTTATGATGATTCTTTGGAATCTAGGCGAGAGGTTCTGAAGCAAGAAAACCCTGAGACTGTTCAAGAGAACCAGTACGCATTTGCTCAGTCCGAGCCAGAGTATGctaagcagcagcagcagcagctgaATACTGCATATGATGCGTCACAGACAAATGCTCAGAATCAGATGCAGAATCTTGCTTCTTTGTCAAATGTGATG GGATATCCACACTCAGATCCCAACAGTCTATTGGCACAAAACGCTAGGGAGCTTGAGTTCCAGTATTCCAATTTTGCACAGTCTATGCAGTCAAGAAATAGCAACAATGCTTCTTCACTTGGTGGCCAAAGCATTTCCATGCCAGAG GCTCTCCGAGGCAGTGGAACACCAGCGACGCAGCCAATGCAGCAAAACTTACAAGGTGCTAATATCGCCACTGGACCAGCACTTCCTCAACAGCTTCCTCAAATGCATCCTTACTCTCAACCCACAATGCCGCTAGCACACTTTGCAAACATGATTAGTTATCCTCTAATACCTCAGAACTATCCATACATGCCATCCGCTTTCCAGCAAACATATGCTGGTAACACCTCATATCACCAGCAGCTAGCTGCGTTGCTTCCACAGTACAAAACCAATCTCTCTCCCAGTAATTTGCCTCAGTCTGCAACAGCGCCTGCGTCCGCTTATGGGTTTGGAAACTCCACCAATGTTGGATCCGCCGGAAACTTCCCTATTAACCAACAACAGTCTGCTCCTACCGGGTATGAAGATGTTCTGAGTTCTCAGTACAAAGAGAGTAATCATCTGTTGGCACTTCAACATCAGCAGCAGCAG AACGAAAACTCGGCGATGTGGCATCACGGTCATGGCTCTCGGACCATGTCAGGTGTCCCGGCTAACACGTACTACAACCTCCAAGCACAACAACAGCAACTACAACAGACTCAGCAAGCAGCGGCAGGAGGGTATCGTCAAGctcagcagcaacaacaacagcgTTATGGATCTCATGGCTACCCTAATTTCTATCAGTCCCAAACAGAAATGTCGCTCGAGCGCCAGCAGCAAAACCCTAGAGATGGTGCGGGGGCTCAGGTTGGTCAGCAGACCTCAGATCAAACCCAGCAGCAGCTCTGGCAAAACTCTTACTAA